Genomic window (Bacillus vallismortis):
ACGGCTACAATAGAGTTGAGAGTAACCAAAAGGAGAGGTGTTTTACATGGCAGATCTCAAGAAACAAATTCTGGATGCGTACCATTTCAGACATGCGACAAAGGAATTTGACCCGAATAAAAAAGTATCAGACAGCGATTTTGAATTTATTTTAGAAACAGGAAGACTGTCTCCGAGCTCACTCGGCCTTGAGCCTTGGAAATTCGTTGTCGTTCAAAATCCGGAATTTCGCGAGAAGCTTCGCGAATACACATGGGGCGCTCAAAAGCAGCTTCCAACCGCAAGCCATTTCGTTCTGATTCTTGCGCGTACAGCGAAGGATATCAAATACGATGGGGACTACATCAAACGTCATTTAAAAGAAGTGAAACAAATGCCTCAGGACGTTTGCGAAGGCTATCTCAGCAAAACGGAAGAGTTCCAGAAACACGATCTGCATTTGCTTGAAAGTGACAGAACATTGTTTGACTGGGCTTCAAAACAAACTTATATTGCGCTTGGCAACATGATGACTGCCGCTGCGCAAATCGGTGTTGATTCCTGCCCTGTGGAAGGCTTCCAATATGATCACATTCACCGTATTCTTGAAGAAGAAGGCCTTCTGGAAAACGGAAGCTTCGACATTTCTGTGATGGTGGCGTTCGGCTACCGCGTGAGAGACCCTCGCCCGAAAACAAGAGCGGCTGTTGAAGATGTTGTGAAGTGGGTGTAATAAAGAAAGCTGCTCGATGACGAGCAGCTCTTTTTTATGCTTGATTCGCTTTATTTTGTTTTCTCCTCTGATGCAAGTACAATGCCGTTCCGAGCGCGCTGATCAGAAATCCGGCCAAGAGGATCGAGTACATGGATGTGGCTGTGTCCGGAAGCAGGCCGCCAGCCGGGCCGTCCGTACCTGATCCGTTTCCTCCTGATCCGTTTGTCGGGTCAGTGCCGGGAGGTGTATCATGTCCTCCGTTTCCGTCAGTCGGCTGTTTTCCGCCTGGTTTGTCAGAACCTCCGCCATTGCTGCCGTTATCACCGCTTGTCGGCTGATCGGACGGGAATGCCGGCGGTTTGTTGTTCGCACCGGAATTTAAGATCGTGTATTCGCTGAAATGGGTTGTATATCCTGTCACGATATCATCGTCGACTGAACCCTTTTCAGTCTTTGTGAAAGTTTTCTTTTTCCGGTCAACGTGGTAAATAGCAGGGTTATGGGCTTCTTCAATATCAAACATGCGAAGCGAAAGCTGAACAGGTTCCTTGAATGATTTTATTTCTTTTCCTTTTTGTTTCACTGTAAAGTCATATACATCTGCAAGTGAAACATTCAATTCTCCCGTTGACTTGATGCCGATTGCAGTGTCTGCGGTTTTGAGGTTCGCCATTGGCAGCTTCATGCTGTACCAATAGTTGAATACCGTCAATGAAGGATCTGACTCTCTTTCTTTCAAAAGTTTGACCTGATCTTCTTTTACTTTAAGATTGATAGGCTTCTCGTGAGATCCTTCTGATGTTTCATAATAGACAAACGGCGTGTTGGCATTTTTGGCATATATCGAAAATTTGTCTTCATCGAGTGTCCAGCTGCCATCCTTCTGCTTTGTCGGCAGGAATACTTCTTTGATTCGTCCTTCGATTTTAGGAGATACCTTGTTTCCTAGTTTTTTCAGCTGTTCAGTGAAAATCTCATAATCTACGTAACCAAGGTCCTCACCATGGGATGCTTTCGTAAAGACAGAGTATCCGTCTCCTCCGGCGCCGACAAAGTTATTCGTTGCCACGCGGTAGGTCTTATCGGAATCGAGATGAACCATGTCTCCGTTAGGTGATTCGAGTTTGACTTCAAGAACTCGGTGTCCGGGTTCCTTGTTTAATGTAAACGTATATTGGATTCCGGCCACCTGAGGGAAGGCGCCGCCTCCGTTTTCCACATTGCTCAATCCTTGTTCAAGGGCTTCTTTAATTTGTTTTCCGGTTAAGTCGGCCACGTAAAGCGTGTTGCCGAACGGCATGACGTTCAGCACCTCGCCGAGTGTGATATCGCCTTTGTCAATGCCGGCTCTGATGCCGCCGCCATTTGTGATCGCTATTCTGGCGCCAGCTGCTTCTTTCGCTTTTGCCAGCATGCCGTCCGCGATGAAGTTTCCGAGGTTCGTTTCCTTCGTGCGCACATGC
Coding sequences:
- a CDS encoding NAD(P)H-dependent oxidoreductase, which translates into the protein MADLKKQILDAYHFRHATKEFDPNKKVSDSDFEFILETGRLSPSSLGLEPWKFVVVQNPEFREKLREYTWGAQKQLPTASHFVLILARTAKDIKYDGDYIKRHLKEVKQMPQDVCEGYLSKTEEFQKHDLHLLESDRTLFDWASKQTYIALGNMMTAAAQIGVDSCPVEGFQYDHIHRILEEEGLLENGSFDISVMVAFGYRVRDPRPKTRAAVEDVVKWV